One genomic region from Helicobacter ibis encodes:
- a CDS encoding acyl carrier protein, translating into MNVVKSLFDSIGRSDLTEDMDNLLDNGLIDSMDIIAFLEAVEKHYKKDFDESYIEVEYFQNFHTIQEMLDRAMK; encoded by the coding sequence ATGAATGTAGTAAAGAGTCTGTTTGATAGTATTGGTAGAAGTGATTTAACAGAAGATATGGATAATTTGTTGGATAATGGACTTATAGATTCTATGGATATTATCGCATTTTTGGAGGCTGTTGAGAAGCATTATAAAAAAGACTTTGATGAGAGTTATATTGAAGTAGAATATTTTCAAAACTTCCACACTATACAAGAAATGCTTGATAGAGCTATGAAATAA
- a CDS encoding helix-turn-helix domain-containing protein, translated as MYTRDNVVVCTQECIAHNIGSAREAVARILKELKEEELITTQKTK; from the coding sequence ATATATACTAGAGATAATGTCGTAGTTTGCACACAAGAATGTATAGCACACAATATAGGAAGTGCAAGAGAAGCTGTTGCACGAATCCTAAAAGAGCTAAAAGAAGAAGAACTAATCACAACACAAAAAACAAAATAA